A segment of the Serratia fonticola genome:
TGCTGCGTCTTGGGGTGCAGGATGTGTTGCTGAAACCCCTTACCGATCTCAATCGTCTGCGTGAGGCCGTTTTGGCTTGCCTCTATCCCAATATGTTTACCTCTCAGGCGATCGAAGAAGCCGAATTGCTTCAGGATTGGAGTGCGTTAAGCCAAAATCCTTCTGAAGCGGTGAGGTTACTCAAACAATTACAACCGCCGGTGCAACAGACCGTGGCCGGTTGTCGTATTAATTATCGTCAATTAACCACCGGTGAAAATCCCGGTCTGGTGCTGGATATTGCTGCTTTATCGGATAAGGATCTGGCTTTTTATTGCCTGGATGTTACCCGTGCAGGGGATAATGGGGTAATGGCGGCGTTGTTATTACGAGCTTTATTCAATGGCTTACTGCGAGATCATTTAGCAAATCAGCAGCATCGCCTGCCGCAAATGTCAGCACTGTTAAAACAAGTTAATCAGTTATTACGTCAAGGCAAGCTTGAAGGCCAATTTCCCCTGTTGGTAGGTTACTATCATGCGGAATATAAAAACCTGGTATTGGTTTCTGCCGGTTTGCATGCCAGTGTAAATACAGGGGATAACCAAATACAATTAAGTAATGGTGTACCCTTGGGGACATTAAGTACCACTTACATGAATCAGATCAGTCAGCGCTGTGATGCCTGGCAGTGCCAGGTGTGGGGAAGTGGGGGACGGCTGCGTTTGATGCTGAGTGCTGAATAAAACGCCAATGCATCTTCATGCCACATCACTTACCGATAATTTCTACGTCTATTCCACGTCTGAAACTCTCAGCTAGGCAATTGTCTTAATTTATTGTTATTTGAACTTGGGGTAATGCTCAGCGGGTTTAAGCTGGTATACTTCGAAAGTTTTTTTGCATAGCAGATTAAGCTCATAATTTGAGCTCATATTGAGAGAGGAAGTATGTCTGCTTTAAATACCAAAGTCAGAAAAGCGGTCATCCCAGTTGCAGGTCTGGGGACGCGGATGTTACCCGCGACGAAAGCTATTCCCAAAGAGATGCTACCTCTGGTTGATAAGCCTTTGATTCAATACGTGGTGAATGAATGTATCGCTGCAGGGATCAATGAAATCGTTTTGGTGACTCATTCCTCAAAAAATTCAATTGAGAACCATTTTGATACCAGCTTTGAATTGGAAGCAATGTTGGAAAAACGCGTAAAGCGTCAACAGTTGGACGAGATTCAATCTATCTGCCCTAAAGGGGTGACGGTGATGCAGGTGCGTCAGGGCGTTGCCAAAGGCCTTGGCCATGCGATCCTGTGCGCCTATCCACTGGTGGGCGATGAGCCGGTCGCCGTCGTGTTGCCAGACGTTATCCTTGATGAATACAGCGCCGATCTGAGAAAAGACAACCTGCATGAAATGCTGCAGCGTTTCGAACAAACCGGTGTCAGTCAGATTATGGTTGAACCGGTGCCACATAAAGATGTCGGAAGCTATGGTGTTGCGGATTGTAAGGGCTATGCGTTGCAACCT
Coding sequences within it:
- the rssB gene encoding two-component system response regulator RssB; protein product: MALPLINKRILIVEDESVFRSVLVNYLESLGAQTCEAPNGLLALSAVEETNPDLILCDLAMPEMDGIEFVEHLRLQGIQIPVLVISATDKMADIAKVLRLGVQDVLLKPLTDLNRLREAVLACLYPNMFTSQAIEEAELLQDWSALSQNPSEAVRLLKQLQPPVQQTVAGCRINYRQLTTGENPGLVLDIAALSDKDLAFYCLDVTRAGDNGVMAALLLRALFNGLLRDHLANQQHRLPQMSALLKQVNQLLRQGKLEGQFPLLVGYYHAEYKNLVLVSAGLHASVNTGDNQIQLSNGVPLGTLSTTYMNQISQRCDAWQCQVWGSGGRLRLMLSAE
- the galU gene encoding UTP--glucose-1-phosphate uridylyltransferase GalU; this encodes MSALNTKVRKAVIPVAGLGTRMLPATKAIPKEMLPLVDKPLIQYVVNECIAAGINEIVLVTHSSKNSIENHFDTSFELEAMLEKRVKRQQLDEIQSICPKGVTVMQVRQGVAKGLGHAILCAYPLVGDEPVAVVLPDVILDEYSADLRKDNLHEMLQRFEQTGVSQIMVEPVPHKDVGSYGVADCKGYALQPGESAPMVSVVEKPRPEEAPSNLAIVGRYVLSADIWALLAKTPPGAGDEIQLTDAIDMLMQNEPVAAYHLKGISHDCGNKLGYMQAFVEYGLRHASLGEAFSVWLKHLMADKQQ